The sequence TCCACAatcactaaaatttaaattagtcCAAGCTTGACCCTGTCCAAAAATATGAGTCTTAACTCTTACAAGAATCCGTCCAAATTTGGTGACCTTTAACCAAGGCCCAAACaagtttttcatcaaataatagataggttataaaaaaattaacaataatattaatatatgaacatgaccaaatattattctacaaaacactttaaaattaaaatactacatgcatatttatattcgatcaaaataactaaaattcaaactacTTTAATCAATGAcaatcaacaatatatatatatatatatatatatataataataaataataaataacaactcaaaccattatatatataagtatatacaaaattaattaataaatatattttataattcggaCCGGGCTAGACCTTTAATAATGAAAACCAAGCCatactatttttaaaatggGTTTCTTTTTTTGTCCAAAACCCTGTCATCGGACCTTATATATTTGTTCAAACCCTCCCAATTTTCAAACGGGCCTTCGGGTGGGTAGCCTGGTCTTTGAACAAGTCTAGCCCTAagcatgatatttttttaaaaaattattttttattaaataataaataacataataaaaataaaaaatataaattattattaataattacaataaataaaatatttatccaaaaatttttagagatttagagattttttttaatcctttgcGTAATGCATCAAAAAAATCTCactgataaaataatattatttcgATAGGATAATTATGTAAgatagtaaataataattttaaatataatttttaaaaaaaacaatgaattgaggGTACCTAAATAATTGAAAGGCCTAttatgaaatcaaatttatattaccataaattaagtattatattttaaaaaaattaaaattttcaagattataattattatgtgtataatataacaatagatgaaaattttaaatataattcttttgaaaaaaaaacatgaattttggAGTCCAAAAAAATTATGGTCCTATCATAACACCAAATTTATTGCATAGTGATATcattataaattaagttttataatttactAAACAcaattttcaatattataattatgtgataggataatagtaaatgaaaatgttaaatataatttaaaaataaatagtgacACCTAAGAAAATTCCAAGGCCTGTCATAACGTGAAATTTATTGGATATtgatatatcataaattaaattttatagtttaaaaaataattaaaatttttaaaattataattatgagaataaaataataaataaaaatcttaaatataatttaaaaaaataaatttatggaCCCTATAAAATTGTGGGGCCTTAGGCATAGACCTTGGTCCCCTATGCCTAGGGCCGGACTTGAGTAATGGCCAATGGGTCAATTGTTGTTGGTATGGACTTGTATCGTAAATCTCTCGTCGTTGATGTATATAACATTTGTCGCATTTCAAGGGGAAGCACTGATAACAATGGTTTAAGCGTATcatctttttatcatttttcataCAAGGAACCATGCAAGatggaatgcctgctattttatTTACCCACATAATTATAAATGTTATTACAAAGATGAGTGAGACacacaaaaactaaaagaataCTTACTTTATTTGAGATTATTAAGTTTGATTATCATACCATGTTTAAAAATAGAGATCACAtaacacatatacatatatatatatatatatataaacaagaatGCAGTCAGGTAAGTTGCATGACTGAAATATATGACTCCGTCTATAAAAGAGAGCATCCATCTCAAAAACAATATATGACTGAAATATACTATTATCTTTCTATTTCTCATCATATATCCACATGTTCGACAGAGGATTAAGTTTCACTAGAAAACCACCCCacaaacaacaacagcaacaacatgAGCTTCCCAGCAAACTATAGATTTGGTTTCATAATCTGATAACCATGCTTTTACAGTATGACCTTTTTTCATCTAACTATTTGATCCTAACAAGTTAGTCTAGGAGCAATTCTACACCATGAGCTGCTTGTAGTTGTGCAGCATTTTCTAGCTAAGTTGCATGCTAATCTCCGGCATATGTCATCTCCTCATCATCACTTGAATCAGTAAAATCCATACCCCTCTTTTCCGGGGACTCGACAGCACCGCCAGAATTTCCTGCATTTAAACCCGGGTCCATGAGCACATTTTGAGCCATGCTTGTATCAGTGGGTAAGGATGATGGCTTCAGAACTGGTGATCCGAGATCGGATGGTGATGTTGATCGGGCAGGAGAGCTTGCTCCTGCTTTGATATGGATAGGGGTTTTTAATTGCATGGCTTTTATGATTGAAGCTGCGGCAGTTGGAGAGGCGATACGAGCACCAGCTGCGATAGCAGTGGCTCGTACAGAGTTGGCGAGGGGTTCTGACGAAGCTGGTGGTTGAGCTCCTTTCTGTAATGTGCCAACCGGGATGTTTGTTTGGCTTGGACTCAGGGCCTGTGAAGGGCAGCTTCTGTTTGCGTCTGCTTGAATTGTTGGCGCAGAAGCGATGAGTGCTATGTTTGAATTTGTACCGGCTGTTTCAGAGTCAATTAGAACTAGTTTGTTACTTGATAGTAAAAACAGACAACTAGAATGAATATCAATAAACAATATGAATAtacaatacaaattaaaaaaaaacagaagcaaTCGAGCATTGCAAGCAATCAAGGATCAACTCCAAAACCATGCATAGAAGTCACAGCCTTGGATGATCTCTAGAAAGATAAGCATTGTCAAAGACATAATAAAATACCATTACCACAAGAATGCCAAATGAATTTATGAATGTTAACAAGTATCAGCCCCAATATGAATACTTATTGCATGAGGAGGAAGTTTAACTGTTTCTATCTAAATTCCTATCCAGACTCAATATCATAATGTAGGCTATGTGGGGCATTGTGAAGGACAACTAAAGATTCATGAACTTGAAATTGTAAATGATGGAACTCATAAATATTGCGTTGGATTACATCATTGAACAATACAACTGCTTAAATAGGGAGGAGAAATTATTCATACCACCTGAAGAAGGCGTGGATGAGTTGCTAAATAGTGGTACAAACAAAGTCATTGGAACAGCCATCACTTGTGTCTCAGATGAACCGGTATTTGTTGTATTACCAGAAAAAACCGGAGTGGTGCTTGTCTGACCGATCTGAACGGCAGGGCATCCCTGATTGGACAGAGAAAAGTCGATCAAAGATAAAGAAATCTGAATATAAACTGTATAAAAAGATAGGCATGGTAAAATACATTGTAGGCATGAGTTAATGGATAACAAAAATATCCTTCACATACATACAGAAGTTTCAAAATTGACTATAAGTGCAAGTGCACAGTTAGGCATAGTCTAATGCGAAGACTAATTAACTGGATACACTGATTCCCAGTAGACGAATGGCCAGATCAAAAGGACAACCTGTTTTGGAGACCAAAGTAATGATTGAAACCAACAAGTCAAGTATAACATCTAAAAAATGAAGTGCTTATTCGCAAAGGAACATGTTTCAGTTAGCCTGACAAAAACATTCCCTTCATATTATGTACCGGGGATATTCAAACTTCTTTGTCATTTTCCCTGAGAATGATTCAGATATCAAAAGCACCGTTCCCATCATGGAAACTCTCCAGAGTTCATTCAAAGTTGGTTTTCATATGATGGTGGGTCTCTTAGAATAAAAAGGCACCTTAATCAGATGCATGTTTCAATACTAACCAGACTGCTAGCGGTTGACGTTAGGTTCATCTCTACTGAGTTACTGTGTACAAATCAATACAAGTTCAGTTTCAAGtggtatttttcaatgaaaattgcAAAGATGCACGCCGTTTTGCATGACTCTACAAAGGACGTTCAGAAAAACCAATAACGGTACTATGTCATTCAAATATTAAACACATATATGTAGATGATTGGCCTCATTGACTCAAGCAGCTAGCAAGGTATCCATGTTTGAGTCCTACACATGAACCAAATCAATGAAAGAAATACTTGACCATTATGCAGAGATGGAAATGAAACATTTCAGCAGAAAATTCCATATCTGTTAAGAAATAATTAGAAACTAGACCCAAAAGAATATAATTCCTTCATGAAACAAGAAAATGCAGAATACAATCAAGAAGGTAAGAACACAAAAAGAGAAAGTTGCTGACAACTCTTTTTGGGAGGGAACTAGAAAGGCGTAACTAAAATCGCAAACAATCACTGAAATTCTCCCAGACTGAGTCTTTCTTCAAGTATTTGGGTACTCCAACACATGGCTAGTACTCGTCCAGAGAGAAATATGGCAAACAATCTCTGCTTGTTAGTTTTAACAAGAAAAACTACTTTACGGTATAGCTTCTGCAATTAACAAATTTATACCACATAATTTCTGAAGGAAATAAATAGTTCACAAGACTAAATTAGACTTGATACAACTTAATGGCAAGCAATCTGAATTAGTTTGCTTATTCCAGTCATCTAGATAAACACCAATATCAGCATCAAAGTAACTTACCAACCATCAGAGCATTCAATGACTGATAAACTCTAAATCAAGATTCTACAGCcactcatttatttttaaattaaaaaaaaaacatgatcccaaaaatacaccaagaaagtGATAAACTAACAAATTCTATACACTGGTCAGCTAATGAGAAGGATGATTTGAACTCTCACCCTTTCTCAGAAGAAGTCTTAACTAGGCTGTACCAAacatataagactccaaaataCATATCCCAATCATGGTTTTTTCAAGTTTGAGCTATGATTTAAGATGATCATTCTCAGGAAAGACTGAAATACCCAACTGTAGAGTCAAGACTAAAGAAAGGATTAAGAGGGAGCTGTGTGGTAGTTATCTTTTCCTAATAGAGCATTGGAAAAATAGTTCAGTTTGATTTTGACAACCTTTTGAAGATACGCATCAAGACTTTCAGAAAGAGGTTAGattttagtgttttattttatggATAATGGTGATGGTAATGGAATCTCATTAATTGCAAAGTAAGCAAGATGGACTTTAATAATCAACTACacaaaaaaaagtgtttttgatGGAAAGGAAATTGTCTGTCAGAAGAAAGGGAATACCGAATACCCGAAAAAGTTAATAAGATAAGACAGAAACCAAAAGAAGTGAATTACCCTCAATTTCTATCAATATGGACTGTTGATAAATGGCAGAATATGGGGCCGGGCAATAAAAGGAAGCACATGTCTTGAAACAGGAATTACAATGGAAAAAATACGATGATAGTTAAAAGCTGCTGTCAGTAGGGTATGTCAATGAAATTGATAATAGACAAGTATCTTAAAGTTGGCAAAATTATTGAGACAGCCGGAGAAAGAATTGGAATTAACGAGTATCTATGCATACAAGAAGCTTATTAAAtgaattaagaaagaaaacaactGTTTTTGCTCCGAATTGAACTCATTTGGAATATTTAGCATGTCTTCCTATCTCAAATGTGATTATCAAGGTTGGTAATTATTAACAACTAGAACCATGGTTACTTATGTCTTATGCCTCCTTGATAGGAGAAGTGTGTCAAAACAATGTAGAAAGCCAGATGTTCCACCACCAAATTGTATCTGGTCCTATCTTACGCTTATAAAGGTTAAGGTTTtatcaaagaaagaaggaaagttCTGCAAGGGCAAGAATGTACTGGAGATGGCTGTGAATTTGCCTGTCCATGATTGGAGTCTTCCTTTGAGATATTTCCTGCAGACAAACTTACCAAGACCGGTGTACTACCATCAAAATTCCCTGCAACCAGAGTTGAAAAAAACATTGTTTAAGGAACAAATGCCACGAATGTGGGTTCATGCTTATACAAATAAAAGCAGTTCTGCATCATTGACAGAACATAATTTCTTACCATTACTTGTTTTTAAAGCCAAAGGAGCTGCTGCAGATAAAAGGTGCGAGGAACTTGGCAAAGTGGGAACCAGGAGAAGATTACAAGGCGGTTGTAATAATTGACCTTCCTCCAATGGTTGTTTCTGTCTGAATTCTTGTGACACTGTTGTTTTCGCCACTTCACTCAAGGGGTTAAAAAATGTCACCAATCCAACTTTGTCTGAACTTACAGATTTCACCGCAAGTAATGTGTCCTGCAGTTCTATTCTAGATGGCTGAACTCGCATTTCATTAGGCACAATATCTGCCGGTTCAATTTTCTCATCCTTTTGCTTTGCCATAGCAACTTTCTCCACAGCCTCTTTTAAAGCACATAATGCTATACTGTAAATCTCAGGAGATGTCGCTCCATCCTCTACAAACTTCATAGCTTCACGGCATAAACTGTTGTAACGCCAAGTTAGAGATTGTGGCATACCCATGTCTTTATCCTGTGATTCAACATTAACTTCAACAGCAATAAGGCCATTAGAACTATCATTCTCACCTTCACTCCTGGCATTTCTTGTCCAACGTTTTAAAATGTAATGGGATGGGAGTGCCTGAATATTCGCTGCACTGAAGACTTTTAGTATGTGTCTGCAGAGAATGCCACAATACTCAAACATCTGACAGCTACAACTTGCTCTGATTTGAGGGGCATTGAAAACAACTTTGTACACTTTATGTTCTTCCCCCAGTTTTACCACTTGATATATGCCAGTATCACCCTCATCATTTACCTTATCTGCAGTAAAATCAACGGATTGAGTTAACTCTTCCTGAAATTTCTTAAATATCTTACTGGTATACGTCTCTGAAGCTTGTTTTTCCATAGGTGACAATGTCTTTAAGATCGGTATTGCATAAGTCGTATCAAACTCTGCTTTTACTTCCTTCTCATACCTGCAGTCCAATGCTTTCTCACACTGTTGAATGAACACTTGCGAATTCGTTTCTGCActtataaacccctcaaaaagTGAACTCTTGCATTCACATTTCCGGGATGGTGCAAATTCTGCAAAGAATGTACTCCGCAAGTATGCCGGAACCCATTGATGCCGACAACCATATACTGACTGAATCCACTCATTTCCTCCAAGGCCAAACCGAGTAACAAAACTATTCCAATAGAATTCAAACTCGTCAACCATTTCTGCATTAACACACTCATGAAGTTCTCCTTCAAAGGATTCATGCTCATCAAACACATGCGATAAACTCTCCCTGGCTTCTTTCAAGATATGCCATTTGCAGAAACGGCACCGGACATTCGGAAACACCTTGCGAACAGCCGCTTCTACACTCCAATCTAAATCTACAATCACTGAAACAGGCTGCCGCCCTGACATCGCTGAAAGCAGAGCTTTGAAAAGCCAAACAAGTGATGATTCAGAGTCATCAACAAGAAGTGCACAGCCAAACAACACAGGCTGCCGGTGATGATTGAAACCGGAGAAACAAAGCAAATGGAACTCGGTACTGATTCTTCTTAAACGACATATCAAAGATAACCACATCTCCAAACCACTTATAAGCCATTCTACACCTCTCATCAGCCCAAAAGACATTACCTTTAAGCTCATCCCCAATACCATCATCCTCCTGCATTGCAAGAAAGAACCCTGATTCTTCAACCTGCATGCGTTTCAAGCAATCAACAATCCCATTTCCGATCCCACCACCACTGCTCTGTTCACTAACCTCATGATAAGTCAAAAGTCCCTGATTTACCTCACCATTGGCCGGAGCCAAGCTTCTACCTCCACGGAAACCAAACACCGGGCTCCGACCACTCTCCGACAACAACCGGCGAGACCTATGGCAATGCGCGAGGTTCGGCGACACCAAATCATGGTTATGCGCGACCTCAAGCTTAGAAACAAACCACCTCCCATTCTCCTGCTTCTTCACCCTAATCATCGCCTTGCACCCGACCCTCGTCACCGCCCTGCTCCTCCTCGGCCTCACCTCGCCCTCCCTACCATCCCTATTCCTCCTGGGCGTCCGAAACCCTTCCTTGGAGCAAACGAACTGCCGCGCGGTGATCGACCCATCCTTGCGCGACCGCTGGTAAACGCTGATGCGCGTGCCGAAACCCACACGGCAAGCATACTCATTGTAGAATCCCCAGGCGTCCTCCGCGCTCTCGAACTCCATTCCGATGCAAGGCTCGCGCGCTTCGTGCAGGACGAGCGCCATGGACGCCGACCTCGCCGGCATTCCTCGCTCTCCTCCCTCCTCCGCGCCATCGGAGCCATTCTCGGAGCCCATGGACTCCATCGTCCCtcctttttctatttattttattttaattccaaaaaatatataaaaataattatttaattttaaaaaaaacagtgaAAAAGTATAGAACTTGAGAAGAAGAAACCTTCtaattattctaattaattgaatttaaataaataattattaaaatattagaaatgagtaaataaataaataaataaaaatttattattatgcagtaaaaaggagagaagaagagtaCCTTTGTTGGCACTTGGGAATGGTAGGAGTTACCCTATGTTGGTGTTAATGGTGAGTAACTCTCTTTtctatgtttgttttatataaagaTTTTCTATTAAAAGGGTTGTTTTTGGGGAGGTGGGAAAAGCAAAAAGGGTGGACAGGTGGGAGAAGCAGGGAAGAGGTTTGGAAGAAAGCTCCAACAAACAATTTTGggaattatctatttttaaatttttgtttggttgtaagcacaattaatattttttaataaaattacataaatcaCTATTTAATGAGATAAAATGAAGTGAATGCGTGGATAAACTCGTGAGATAAAATGACATCAATGGCCTTTTAATTTATTagcattgaattttttatttaaaaatatttattttttaaagaccGTAAATTGAAATCTTAATGTTCATGTGTAGTGGGAGGCCTGAGTGCTtgtagtttatttattaataaaataaaataataaaacaaaaactaaccgaattgagacaaattttggatcaattaattgtaaatattaaaaaacgagttaaaaaaaagaatggtgatacctaaaaaataattattgtggAAGATCATTCATTTTAGATGACATATATTAGGTGATATATAGATATCTGTTTTAACTAGAACATAAATTAAGCAAGCTAATcgataagtaaaaataaagagtaGCTTTTTTCTACTTGATATCCagaaaaagatttttatataaaaaaatcattaaaagttTAGTGAAATATGATTTCTCTGTTCTTGAGGaagtaaataatatgtttatatttctttttgtctttttgtttttttttttttaatgggtgTGAATTTTTCAGTGTACTTTGCACTTGATATGAGGAGGGGGGCCCAGGGTGAACTTTGGTGGTACTTGTGTTTGGGGGTGGTTCCATGCATTTAGGTTctgtatttaattaatttaagttaatttaaATTACCATTGTAACTAGTGGAGTttagatataattaattaagttaattaattataattgattGGATGTAATGAAATATAGTAGCATTTTGATTTACAATGAATATGGTTATGGGTGAGAGTGTTATTTAACCTTATTGGTTTTCATGCGTGTAGTCCACATGCACTTtcacaaaagtttttttatattttgaagtttaaatatgatatttcgatttttttaataaatttagttataaattaaaatatgtatgtaatcacaagtttttattaattgatttaatgtAATTTATGGCGCATGAGTTATATGACCTCATgagtttattataatttgtaaCCTATAAAGTGTACAAACTTTTGAGtcgacatgcaattttttttatttataattatttcatgaattttcatttttaaaatgtgGTATcataatttacaataaatttggttgcatcttagatttttttttttaataaatacaataaaaacatatataatgaaCGGTGTGTGCATGCAAAAGTAATAACGATTCAATGTTTATCCTCACTCAGCCGACATAAAGATTAGGTTGTAAGCCCACTTtcacaataaaatttttttaataccactatatttaacatattttaaaCCTGAAAATTAAAAGTTCTATAAACTAAATCTTACAGTGGAGGAGTACAGTTCGATCAACGATCTCTTACATGAATACATTTTAGTCAATAGACTCGAATAGATTTCATTTCTAAAAGTACAATTTCAAATTTGTGTGGCATATTAGTGGCAAACATGTAAAATAAAGTTTGAGCAGGgatatatataatctaaaacCAATAATATCATACgtacaaaaaatattattgcaagcaatttataattattttgttttatatatatatatatatatatatattcattgacAAGAAGAGCTTTACACAGATCCGAAAATCAAGTTCCCCCAATAAGACCGTTGTATTGTTTTCCTCCAATGGATATCCATTTAAATGCAAGACCTTCTTCCTTTCAACTTCAATCCATTCCTTGATCATGGAGATGAATAGGCCTCCACTTTCTCCCATTGCCACCTCTCTGCTTTTAAGATGTGCAAGGTTCCTTatcttcatctttcttttttctccccctcctttccttttcttttcttttcttttcttatctttggtgtatatatatattaattaaattttattgtctTCATGGTACTGAATGTCTtgtaatatatatgtttgatcTTCCATTTTTTAATTCACAATGTTTCACAGTTTATTTTCATGGTACTTAATATCATTGATGTTTGATCTTTTGattggtgttttttttaattagatttggTTGTCTTCTTGGCATTCAATTTCTTGTAATTAATCAAGGCTACTGCTTCATCTTCTATTGCATTTTAGTGTTGCAaagtaagtgtttttatttataagattTGCTTGTCTTCATGGAATTCAATGCCTTGTAAAATAGATTGATATATGATCTTTCATTTCATGATTCAAAATTTCACAAAGTTGTTCTTATAGGTACAAGTTCTTAGGTGTGCCAATTGACATAATTCATATTTCGATTTGTGGACAAAAAATCCATGGAACATAATGACTTTTTCACAtatagaactaaaaaaaaaagtcttcaCATCTTTTTCAGGACAGTGAATGCTTCTGTGGATGCTCTCTTGGAGGAGTTTCATTTGAGTTTGAAGTTGAAAAAGGAAAATTCTTCGAGAAATCTAGTTGAGTTTTGCTGCTCGAAAGACGGTTGGAAATTTGTGTTGTAATCTAGAAGAAAAAATCATCGATGGATCCTTTGCCAGGTTCACCTTTGACATGATGCTTGCATGGGAGAGCCCCCGTTCGATCGCCGAACAATGCCATTCGGTTTATGTCTTAACTAATACATTCTCTTGAAATTTCCATTGTCTAAAGTTAACTTGGTTTGATTTTGTATTCGCTTTTAACTAGGAAGGCCTCGCAAAGGAAAAGGAAGATAGGGAAGACCGAATCGACAATGATATACCGCTTTTTTATTCGGACTTGTTGCCTCTACTTGTTAGTAAACTAGTCTTAGTATCGACCATAATGTGTATCATCAGCTGTCATTTTCTTTCATGACTGTTTTGATATCTTTAGGTCGACGATGAGGGAAATGTCGGCGAAGAAGCATTCGTTTGGATTGTGTCCTTGTTCCCTTTAGCAGCAGATGTGGTTAATGTGCGATTCACATTCGAGGCTCTCACCGCACCTACGGCCGGTCGGCTTCATTTTCCGGCTTATGATAGGTTTCTCAAAGAAATGGACAAGTAATCCCTTTCGCAAACTTCAATTAGAATTTGTCAAACATCTTTTGTGCAAGCAAAGATTGCCGTACTTAGATTGCTGCAAATTTTGCAGGTGTATCAAATATCTGCAGAAACAGCAAATACCAACTGGTGTAGAACTGGCCGAAGACGAATTTATACTTCATGTGGAAGGGACTGCTAAAACACAAAGAGTAGTACGACACATTGGCACGACAAGTTGGCCAGGTGTGGCGGTGTATTTGAagtgttgattttattgtttctcGATGACATTGATGAAACACCGGTATTGGCAGGTAGGCTGACTTTAACAAATAAGGCACTGTATTTTGAGGCTTCGGGAGCTTTATCGTATGAAAATGCTTTGAAGATTGATCTTTCGAGAACAGAAGCCGGTCATCGATTGAGTGCAACATCAACCGGGCCTTGGGGTGTTCCGCTGTTCGACAAAGCTATCACATATGAATCTGAACAACAGTAAGAAATTACTTTGGCTCTAATTCATTATGTTCTCGGTCTGTAGTTTGCAAACATTCTGAGTAAACTTTGCAGATCAGAGCCGataattttagaatttccaGAGATGACAAGTTCGACAAGACGCGATCATTGGCTCGCATTAGTAAAGGAAATAGTTTTGCTACATCACTTCATCTCAAAATTCAATGTGGAATCTCCATCGAAATCATGGGAACTGCATGCAAGGACAATCTTCGGAATATTGAGACTTCATGCAGCAAGAGAAATGCTTCGGATATCACCTCCGATTCCGACGAAATTTCCTGATATTCTCATTGTTCGATGAACTACCGAAAGGCAACCATGTGTTGGAAGACTTATTTAGCAGCTTGAAAACAACAAACGGGATTTGTACTTCTAACACAGCCTCTGTTTTGAAAGGTTTAAGTATGCCTTGTCTAATCGATTCAATGATCGAGATAAAGGAGGTTCTTGAGAAGCAGTCGACTGAGAAAGCCGATTCGTTAGCATCCCTTGAGCTATCCATTAATCAAGTAAGAGAGGAAGCAAAGGAAGTTCGCATCGCCCAAGCGACAATTGAAGAGTTAAAAGATGAAGGCATTAGTGACAGTTATCTTATCTTGATGGTAAGTTAACTACAACGTTGCTTTTTGGTACTGTTGGATAAGGACTAAACACAAATTACAGTAAACTATACACCAACATGTCTATATCAGTTACTAACTTAATTGGCCTGAAACTATTA comes from Dioscorea cayenensis subsp. rotundata cultivar TDr96_F1 chromosome 15, TDr96_F1_v2_PseudoChromosome.rev07_lg8_w22 25.fasta, whole genome shotgun sequence and encodes:
- the LOC120278228 gene encoding protein FAR1-RELATED SEQUENCE 1-like isoform X3, giving the protein MMVLGMSLKVMSFGLMRGVEWLISGLEMWLSLICRLRRISTEFHLLCFSGFNHHRQPVLFGCALLVDDSESSLVWLFKALLSAMSGRQPVSVIVDLDWSVEAAVRKVFPNVRCRFCKWHILKEARESLSHVFDEHESFEGELHECVNAEMVDEFEFYWNSFVTRFGLGGNEWIQSVYGCRHQWVPAYLRSTFFAEFAPSRKCECKSSLFEGFISAETNSQVFIQQCEKALDCRYEKEVKAEFDTTYAIPILKTLSPMEKQASETYTSKIFKKFQEELTQSVDFTADKVNDEGDTGIYQVVKLGEEHKVYKVVFNAPQIRASCSCQMFEYCGILCRHILKVFSAANIQALPSHYILKRWTRNARSEGENDSSNGLIAVEVNVESQDKDMGMPQSLTWRYNSLCREAMKFVEDGATSPEIYSIALCALKEAVEKVAMAKQKDEKIEPADIVPNEMRVQPSRIELQDTLLAVKSVSSDKVGLVTFFNPLSEVAKTTVSQEFRQKQPLEEGQLLQPPCNLLLVPTLPSSSHLLSAAAPLALKTSNGNFDGSTPVLVSLSAGNISKEDSNHGQGCPAVQIGQTSTTPVFSGNTTNTGSSETQVMAVPMTLFVPLFSNSSTPSSGAGTNSNIALIASAPTIQADANRSCPSQALSPSQTNIPVGTLQKGAQPPASSEPLANSVRATAIAAGARIASPTAAASIIKAMQLKTPIHIKAGASSPARSTSPSDLGSPVLKPSSLPTDTSMAQNVLMDPGLNAGNSGGAVESPEKRGMDFTDSSDDEEMTYAGD
- the LOC120278228 gene encoding protein FAR1-RELATED SEQUENCE 1-like isoform X2 → MMVLGMSLKVMSFGLMRGVEWLISGLEMWLSLICRLRRISTEFHLLCFSGFNHHRQPVLFGCALLVDDSESSLVWLFKALLSAMSGRQPVSVIVDLDWSVEAAVRKVFPNVRCRFCKWHILKEARESLSHVFDEHESFEGELHECVNAEMVDEFEFYWNSFVTRFGLGGNEWIQSVYGCRHQWVPAYLRSTFFAEFAPSRKCECKSSLFEGFISAETNSQVFIQQCEKALDCRYEKEVKAEFDTTYAIPILKTLSPMEKQASETYTSKIFKKFQEELTQSVDFTADKVNDEGDTGIYQVVKLGEEHKVYKVVFNAPQIRASCSCQMFEYCGILCRHILKVFSAANIQALPSHYILKRWTRNARSEGENDSSNGLIAVEVNVESQDKDMGMPQSLTWRYNSLCREAMKFVEDGATSPEIYSIALCALKEAVEKVAMAKQKDEKIEPADIVPNEMRVQPSRIELQDTLLAVKSVSSDKVGLVTFFNPLSEVAKTTVSQEFRQKQPLEEGQLLQPPCNLLLVPTLPSSSHLLSAAAPLALKTSNGNFDGSTPVLVSLSAGNISKEDSNHGQANSQPSPGCPAVQIGQTSTTPVFSGNTTNTGSSETQVMAVPMTLFVPLFSNSSTPSSAGTNSNIALIASAPTIQADANRSCPSQALSPSQTNIPVGTLQKGAQPPASSEPLANSVRATAIAAGARIASPTAAASIIKAMQLKTPIHIKAGASSPARSTSPSDLGSPVLKPSSLPTDTSMAQNVLMDPGLNAGNSGGAVESPEKRGMDFTDSSDDEEMTYAGD
- the LOC120278228 gene encoding protein FAR1-RELATED SEQUENCE 1-like isoform X1 — translated: MMVLGMSLKVMSFGLMRGVEWLISGLEMWLSLICRLRRISTEFHLLCFSGFNHHRQPVLFGCALLVDDSESSLVWLFKALLSAMSGRQPVSVIVDLDWSVEAAVRKVFPNVRCRFCKWHILKEARESLSHVFDEHESFEGELHECVNAEMVDEFEFYWNSFVTRFGLGGNEWIQSVYGCRHQWVPAYLRSTFFAEFAPSRKCECKSSLFEGFISAETNSQVFIQQCEKALDCRYEKEVKAEFDTTYAIPILKTLSPMEKQASETYTSKIFKKFQEELTQSVDFTADKVNDEGDTGIYQVVKLGEEHKVYKVVFNAPQIRASCSCQMFEYCGILCRHILKVFSAANIQALPSHYILKRWTRNARSEGENDSSNGLIAVEVNVESQDKDMGMPQSLTWRYNSLCREAMKFVEDGATSPEIYSIALCALKEAVEKVAMAKQKDEKIEPADIVPNEMRVQPSRIELQDTLLAVKSVSSDKVGLVTFFNPLSEVAKTTVSQEFRQKQPLEEGQLLQPPCNLLLVPTLPSSSHLLSAAAPLALKTSNGNFDGSTPVLVSLSAGNISKEDSNHGQANSQPSPGCPAVQIGQTSTTPVFSGNTTNTGSSETQVMAVPMTLFVPLFSNSSTPSSGAGTNSNIALIASAPTIQADANRSCPSQALSPSQTNIPVGTLQKGAQPPASSEPLANSVRATAIAAGARIASPTAAASIIKAMQLKTPIHIKAGASSPARSTSPSDLGSPVLKPSSLPTDTSMAQNVLMDPGLNAGNSGGAVESPEKRGMDFTDSSDDEEMTYAGD